The stretch of DNA gatgacgaaTGGGGTAAAAATCGGAGCTTTTGTTTGGAGTTAGCTTCAGAGCTtttgaaagtttgaattttgaaaatgttgagagagagagagagaatgagaatgGTACTAATGGTGAAGCTTAGCGAGGAGTACGAGGGTGGAGCTTGGGAACTGCAACGGTCGATTTTTTGGGAGTGGGTCCCAAACGCGATTAAAAGTTGACTTTTGGTTTAAATAGAAAGCTTAAGTAAACTACGTTTTAAGTGTTAACTTCGTAAAAGGTTCAATTTTTAAAGATGATTTTCATTCcacaaaatatattataaaagacATATAACATATCTGAAAAGGGTGTTGCTAATGTGTATTTTAAGGATATATTTCGAaagtattataaattttttttaattatcgaaatgcattaaatatattaaaaattttaaatttttatgattatattaaaatatatttttaaaatacaaaatagttAAATTCATGTTAAAAGTTgtataaatttagttttaatgcattatttataattttatttagaaaataaagtatattttttaactaagaTGAATCTTTTTCTCATTAAGTATTTTTTACTAAGatgaatctttttcttttcttttttacaaaaataatttttttacataaaatgaaaatagatttaaaaaccaaattttaactcatttttatACATATTctacataattatttaaatatattttgcgAAAAATTAAATCAATGAAATAAGTTTCTTGTTACTTATGAAAAAAAATGTAGTTTATTAAATATTGAATCATTTGaagatcaaaatattttttaaaaattattttatcaaaagctGAATATTTTagatatcaaaataataatttttccagttacattattttaaataattatttatataatagttataaaaaataaatataattacataACTAAATTTATGTGTAAAAATCTTCACACTTATggttaattgaaattaaatctttacTTACTAAGCTTCAAGATATTACAAGGCACAAAATATAAAGTTCAAcatcttaaaaataattttggaaaAGGGGTTATCCAGTTTATCGTTCAAAATATTACATGATAATTCTTATAAACCTGTCACACAAATTATATGTTAAGACAACTAAAATTGTCtcatttatttttactttttgataTTATTTGTCTCCTTTGTTCTGATTGAACTCGTGTACAGGACTAGTGAGTAGTGACCaagtaagaaaggaagaagacaaaCAATACTGTAAGACCATTAGAAACAACACACATTACTAAAAGAAAAGAACCCTATTCTAATAAGAcaccatgcaattaatatgcaatataataataacattatataagacaactaaaataaaagacatccatttttttacttttttaacatTCACTGTTATCCAAAaacggctaattttttttatatggaagAAGATCGTgtgaaatttattattatagataattggtatatattttttatatggattatttttttttattttaagtaataaattggatcttcaaattaaaaaaatacagaaatttGAAGGACAGATTTCATAATACTACAAATTTGAGGGTCTGATtcgtatattaaaaaaaattcaaatctaacCCTCAAATTTGTGtagcataaaaaaaaaattattgtgacGATccatacacaaaaaaaaaaaacacaccaaCTCCACATTTTTTGGACAAATGacttatataaaataaacaagaGAAACGTTTACCAGATTACAACAATGGGAAAATTGATACGTGCATGTCTTGTTTCACTATCTATATAAACCGTGGGAGCCAACCACGGTTCCTAGTTACACATAAACCGTGGCTGGCAACAGGGGTTTACTTGGAAGAGAAGCTCCACGTAAACCGTGGTAGGTAGCCACGATTTACCCTTGGTGAATGAAAGATGAAAACCGCTGGAAgcagccacggtttatgaagacaAATGTGCATAAAACATGGCTGGCAGCAACGGTTTATGAAGGATCTCCAATGGGCATAAACCCTTGTAAGCTAGCACGGTTTATGAGGAGAGAAATTCTATATATACGTGAGTAAGATTCAAGCTGGTGAAGAGATCATTATCACAATGTCAAGTGAGGAAGAGAGTGTTCTTGTCTTAGTGCATTGCTCtggaaaaatcaaaagaagcaaaaaatatGGTGCGAAGTTCATTGACAGAGAACCATTGAGTGTATTCATTAGTTCATCAAGAACTTTGTCGGATGTCAAGAACAGCATCTTGGAGAAGTTTGGGGTATTTGGGAGCAAGTTGGTGAAGaagatattctacaagattcccATCATAGTAGTCTCGAGCGGTGTTCAGTATGATACGTTTGTGTTAGTGGCTGATGAAGATATTAGGGTTCTGTTTCATTGCGTTAGGAGTTTTCCGAAGGTCAGAATACACGAGCTGTATGCGAAGTTGGAGGTTGCCGTCAATAGTTCTGGGGCATTGGCTCCAGTTCATAGCTCGACTGCCACAGGCGGTGCGTCTTATTCGATGCCTGCGGCCCTGCCATCTGTTCCGCAGGTCGCATCCCCTTCCTTCGCGGCTGATTTAGAATGAACGGAGGCAGTTGATTCTGTACCTTTGCATAATCCTGGGGTCTGGCAGCAGGCATTTGAGGGGGATACAGGTCGTGCCATAGTTCATGAAGTTCAAGGCTTCGGGGAACCTGATCGAGTAGAGAATGCAATACAGGACGATGACTCTGACCAGGAGCCTGTAGATATCTTTGGGGACAGTGATGATGACACAGGTGCTAATCCACATGCACAACAAGCGCCTTCAAGTTCTGGCACACAGCAG from Arachis duranensis cultivar V14167 chromosome 4, aradu.V14167.gnm2.J7QH, whole genome shotgun sequence encodes:
- the LOC107483280 gene encoding uncharacterized protein LOC107483280; translated protein: MSSEEESVLVLVHCSGKIKRSKKYGAKFIDREPLSVFISSSRTLSDVKNSILEKFGVFGSKLVKKIFYKIPIIVVSSGVQYDTFVLVADEDIRVLFHCVRSFPKVRIHELYAKLEVAVNSSGALAPVHSSTATGGASYSMPAALPSVPQQAFEGDTGRAIVHEVQGFGEPDRVENAIQDDDSDQEPVDIFGDSDDDTGANPHAQQAPSSSGTQQYPPYFSILNLEALGQQTDGGATVGGSSTEFQIGQSFQNKDEAVLSVKDYSIRRGVEYQVLESDHLKYHGKCKEFDKGCSWLIRILLRARKGTWEVRRYNGPTLA